In Shinella sp. XGS7, a single genomic region encodes these proteins:
- a CDS encoding L-threonylcarbamoyladenylate synthase, translating to MAQLFEVHPDNPQARFLRQAAQILAQGGIAAIPTDSSYALVCHLDDKAAAENLRRIRGVDDKHHLTLLCRDLSELANYARVDNRQYRLIKSATPGPFTFILQATKEVPRRVSHPSRRTIGLRVPDHRVTQELLAIFGQPLLATTLIPPGEQDPLNDAQDISERYDKLLQLIIDAGACPMQPTTVVDMSADEAVLVRRGRGDPAALGLDES from the coding sequence ATGGCCCAACTCTTTGAAGTCCACCCCGACAACCCGCAAGCGCGCTTCTTGCGCCAGGCCGCGCAGATCCTGGCCCAGGGCGGCATTGCAGCGATCCCGACCGACTCCAGCTACGCCCTGGTCTGCCACCTGGACGACAAGGCCGCCGCCGAGAACCTGCGTCGCATCCGCGGCGTGGACGACAAGCATCACCTGACCCTGCTCTGCCGCGATCTCAGCGAGCTGGCCAACTACGCCCGGGTGGACAACCGGCAGTACCGCCTGATCAAGAGCGCCACGCCGGGGCCCTTCACCTTCATCCTGCAGGCCACCAAGGAGGTGCCGCGGCGGGTCTCCCACCCCTCGCGCCGCACCATCGGCCTGCGCGTGCCCGACCACCGCGTGACCCAGGAGCTGCTGGCCATCTTCGGTCAGCCCCTGCTGGCCACCACCCTGATCCCGCCGGGCGAGCAGGACCCGCTCAATGACGCCCAGGACATCAGCGAGCGCTACGACAAGCTGCTGCAACTCATCATCGACGCCGGCGCCTGCCCCATGCAGCCCACCACCGTGGTGGACATGAGCGCCGACGAGGCCGTGCTGGTGCGTCGTGGCCGCGGTGATCCCGCGGCGCTGGGGCTGGACGAGAGCTGA